In Aegilops tauschii subsp. strangulata cultivar AL8/78 chromosome 3, Aet v6.0, whole genome shotgun sequence, one genomic interval encodes:
- the LOC141043051 gene encoding uncharacterized protein, translating to MPVYLLITHFSPFNSAAATPLLSPPTSGSSPIQSSLVFFTGPIPQRSSSSCTSPARPWPPPRFLSLTHLSLYTCRSKEPPPPSTCRERRRPDLAVSASPARSPPLATAAVRRRTADRHGTLLELVVPCASSSSCRSRKSCASAFSAAVCIPPERIERSCSSRAVPSCRLLLRRARHPLPRPLLSCSKPNTLPPWQAWPCLRTSDDWPRRRRQPQATADAVDANRQAVAFHQCHGLGSSRFPRSLAPPSPSPRRPFARSSELCSRRRPQFPASNRGTSARATFALTAAPRLLVRSSLLGRKQAPRPSAPSSLPLHRVGLDPCFGFVPEL from the exons atgccggtgtaccTCTTAATCACTCACTTCTCGccattcaatt ccgccgccgccactcctcTTTTGTCTCCTCCCACCTCGGGTTCTTCCCCGATCCAATCCTCCCTCGTTTTCTTCACTGGACCAATCCCGcagcgctcctcctcctcctgcacgAGCCCTGCTCGTCCCTGGCCTCCTCCTCGCTTTCTCTCTCTCACACATCTCTCTCTCTATACTTGCCGCAGCAAGGAACCGCCGCCGCCAAGTACTTGCCGGGAGCGACGCCGCCCGGATCTGGCCGTCTCCGCGTCGCCCGCCCGTTCCCCGCCTCTGGCAAcggccgccgtccgccgccgtaCAGCCGACCGCCATGGCACCCTGCTCGAGCTCGTCGTCCCCTGCGCCTCAAGCTCCTCCTGCCGGAGCCGCAAGTCCTGTGCCTCTGCGTTCAGCGCCGCCGTCTGCATCCCGCCTGAACGGATCGAGCGATCCTGCTCATCCCGTGCCGTGCCAAGCTGTCGTCTCCTGCTTCGTCGCGCTCGCCATCCCCTACCGCGGCCTCTGCTTTCCTGCTCCAAACCGAACACCTTGCCGCCCTGGCAAGCATGGCCTTGCCTTCGCACCTCCGACGACTGGCCTCGTCGTCGCCGGCAACCCCAG GCAACAGCCGACGCCGTGGACGCTAACCGCCAAGCCGTCGCCTTCCACCAATGCCATGGCCTCGGATCTAGCCGGTTCCCGCGGTCCCTCGCCCCGCCAAGTCCCTCGCCTCGCCGCCCCTTCGCCCGCTCGTCGGAGCTCTGCTCCAGGCGCCGCCCGCAGTTCCCTGCTTCGAACAGGGGAACGAGCGCACGAGCAACGTTCGCGTTGACCGCGGCCCCGCGCCTCCTCGTTCGATCCAGCCTCCTGGGCCGCAAGCAAGCACCAAGGCCCAGCGCCCCTTCCAGCCTCCCTCTCCACCGAGTGGGCCTTGACCCATG cttcggtttcgttccggagttgtga